The Hymenobacter swuensis DY53 genome includes the window ACCCACGTAGGTGCGATTGAGGTAGATGAAATGCTCGGAGCCGCGGGGCTCGCGCTGCTGGCGCAGTTCGGGCTCCTGCATCAGGTCGTCGCCGAGGGCGTAGAGGCTTTGCATGTAGGCTGGGTCGCCAAAATCGAAGGTGGGCTGGCGGAACGGGCGGCCCACCAGCTCCAGTGACGACTGCATGGTGCGCACGTAGAAGTCGCGGCGGGCGGCTGGGTCGTCGGCGCGAAGCACGCCGCCTTCGGTCAGCAGCGCCGCTAGTTGGGCGGGGTCGGCGAGGGTTTCGGGCGTGAGCAGGGCCGTGAACAGGCGGTGCACATCGGCCGGAACTTCCTTTACACAGCCAAAATCCAGCACGCCCACGGTGCCGCCGTCGGTATCCGTGAGCAGGAAGTTGCCAGGGTGCGGGTCGGCGTGCACCTGGCGCAGCTCGTTGAGCTGGAACATGTAGAAGTCCCAGAGAGCCTGGCCGAGCTGGTTGCGAACTTCCTGGCTGGGGTTGGTGGCCAGAAACTCCTTCATGTGCTGGCCGGGCAGCCAGTCCATGGTCAGAATGCGCGCGGCCGACAACTCGGGGTAATATTGGGCGAACTGCAAATGCGCCAGACCGGCTGAAGCGGCGGCAATCTGCTGGCCGCGGCGCAGCTCCAGGGCGTAGTCGGTTTCTTCGAGCAGGCGGGTTTCCACTTCCTGCATGTAGGGCCGCACGGTGGCTTCATCAAGGCCCAGCACGCGCAGCGCAATGGGCTTCACCAGCCGGATATCGGAGCGGATGCTGTCGGCCACGCCGGGGTACTGCACTTTCACGGCCAACTCCCGGCCATCCTTGCGCGCCGCGTGCACCTGCCCGATGCTGGCCGCCTGCCGGGCCTCAATGTCGAACTCGTCGAACACCTCGAACGGCGACTTGCCGAATGCCTCCCGAAACGTCTTCACCACCAGCGGGCCCGAGAGGGGTGGGGTCTGGTACTGAGCCTGGGCAAACTGGTCGGCGTAGGCGGTGGGCAGCAGGTTTTTTTCCATGGCCAGCATCTGGGCCACTTTCAGCACCGAGCCTTTCATTTCGCTGAGCGTGCCGTACAGCTCGGCCGCGTTGGCCGCGTGCAGGTCCTCGGTGGGGCTGTCGGCGCCCACGGCCCGCTTGGCGTAGTGCTTCACGTAGTTGGCCCCCACGTTGAGGCCGGTTTTGGCGAAACGCGCCGCCCGGGCCACTTTGGTGGTGGGCAGGGAAGTAAGCGACTTGGGGGTATCGTCCATGAGGATGTATTATAAACCGAAAACGGTCATGCTGAGCTTGCCGAAGCATCTCTACCGCACTGTTGCCTTACTACAACAACGAAGCGGCAGAGATGCTTCGGCAAGCTCAGCATGACCGTTCTGATACAACTGAAAAACCTTACCGGCGCACCAGGAACCGCACAAAATCGGCAGCGGAGTCCAAGGTGTTGCGGCCTACCAGATCGAAGCTCAGCGTTACGGCCTTTTCGATGGCGGCGTCGGTGCGCTCGAAGTTTACGGTGTCGTCTTTGGCGAAGAAGCCGAGCACGAACAGCTGCTGTTGCCAGAAGAAGCGCGGGTAGCCGTGCTGCACCAGCTGGCGGCTGGCCACTTCCTCGGTACGGCGGCCCTCGCGTAGCAAGTCCTCCACGAAGGCTTCAAAATCCTGCCGGAAATCGTTGAGCACGCGGGGCGTGATGCCGGGCATTTTGGAGAGCGAGCGGCGCAGGCTTTGCAGGGCATAGCTGCGGTTGTGCTTGAGAATCTCGATGAGCGTGTAGTAGTAGCCCAGCAGCTTTTCGCGGGCACCGTATTGCTCCCACACCGGCTCACGGGCGGCCGTGGCGCGGGCCTCTCGGCCAAAGTCAGCCCAGATTTCCCGGTCGATGGCGTCGAAATTGGCGTAGCTGGCGTAGAATTCCTGCTCGGGCAAGC containing:
- a CDS encoding ABC1 kinase family protein; this translates as MDDTPKSLTSLPTTKVARAARFAKTGLNVGANYVKHYAKRAVGADSPTEDLHAANAAELYGTLSEMKGSVLKVAQMLAMEKNLLPTAYADQFAQAQYQTPPLSGPLVVKTFREAFGKSPFEVFDEFDIEARQAASIGQVHAARKDGRELAVKVQYPGVADSIRSDIRLVKPIALRVLGLDEATVRPYMQEVETRLLEETDYALELRRGQQIAAASAGLAHLQFAQYYPELSAARILTMDWLPGQHMKEFLATNPSQEVRNQLGQALWDFYMFQLNELRQVHADPHPGNFLLTDTDGGTVGVLDFGCVKEVPADVHRLFTALLTPETLADPAQLAALLTEGGVLRADDPAARRDFYVRTMQSSLELVGRPFRQPTFDFGDPAYMQSLYALGDDLMQEPELRQQREPRGSEHFIYLNRTYVGLYALLTELRASIRTNPAE
- a CDS encoding TetR family transcriptional regulator C-terminal domain-containing protein, whose amino-acid sequence is MKQQPTPAPEAAFSPKERIKQAYLDYVLRKGKPPISVFKLTQKLGLPEQEFYASYANFDAIDREIWADFGREARATAAREPVWEQYGAREKLLGYYYTLIEILKHNRSYALQSLRRSLSKMPGITPRVLNDFRQDFEAFVEDLLREGRRTEEVASRQLVQHGYPRFFWQQQLFVLGFFAKDDTVNFERTDAAIEKAVTLSFDLVGRNTLDSAADFVRFLVRR